One Anaeromusa acidaminophila DSM 3853 genomic region harbors:
- the rpoZ gene encoding DNA-directed RNA polymerase subunit omega → MIKPSLDVLMTKVDSKYTLVVLAAKRARTLLDEEPGALEGRAKKQVTVALEEIAADRVTYERTKHGIK, encoded by the coding sequence ATGATAAAACCATCTTTAGATGTATTGATGACAAAAGTGGACAGCAAATATACGCTGGTAGTTTTAGCGGCTAAACGAGCTCGGACCTTGCTGGATGAAGAACCGGGAGCGTTAGAAGGACGCGCCAAAAAGCAAGTTACCGTAGCGCTGGAGGAAATCGCCGCTGACCGCGTGACCTATGAACGGACAAAACACGGAATCAAGTAA
- the gmk gene encoding guanylate kinase, with protein sequence MAQTKGILIVISGPSGTGKGTVCKELLQQLPYLEFSISATTRAPREGEVHGVNYWFTPKERFQDMIQEKALLEWAEVYGNYYGTPRNYVLERLEAGSDVLLEIDTQGALQVKESYPDGVFVFLMPPSLTELRRRIAGRGTETADVIERRLQAAEHEVTLASKYDYVLVNDIVADAVAKIKGIVMAEKCRVRRNAALIASMQKFGDISHTGELI encoded by the coding sequence ATGGCGCAAACTAAGGGGATTTTAATTGTAATCTCAGGCCCTTCCGGGACCGGCAAGGGCACGGTGTGCAAGGAATTGCTGCAGCAATTGCCATACCTTGAATTTTCTATTTCCGCTACGACTAGAGCCCCTCGGGAGGGGGAGGTTCATGGCGTGAACTACTGGTTTACGCCAAAAGAACGTTTTCAGGATATGATCCAGGAAAAAGCCTTGTTGGAATGGGCGGAAGTATATGGAAATTATTACGGCACGCCGCGAAATTACGTGTTGGAGCGTTTAGAGGCAGGCAGTGATGTTTTGCTGGAGATTGACACGCAAGGCGCGTTGCAGGTAAAGGAAAGCTATCCGGATGGAGTTTTTGTCTTTTTGATGCCGCCTTCGTTGACCGAGTTGCGGCGGCGTATAGCCGGCCGGGGGACGGAAACAGCGGACGTAATTGAACGCCGCTTGCAAGCGGCGGAGCACGAAGTGACCTTGGCTTCTAAATACGACTACGTGTTGGTGAATGACATAGTGGCTGATGCCGTTGCCAAAATTAAGGGAATTGTGATGGCAGAAAAGTGTCGCGTACGGCGCAACGCCGCCTTGATTGCAAGCATGCAAAAATTTGGAGATATTTCACATACGGGGGAATTGATATGA
- the remA gene encoding extracellular matrix/biofilm regulator RemA, which translates to MDIKLINIGFGNIVSANRIISIVSPESAPIKRIIQEARDRGMLIDATYGRRTRAVIIADSDHVILSAVQPETVAHRLVNKDSGSDPQD; encoded by the coding sequence ATGGACATCAAGTTGATCAATATTGGGTTTGGTAATATTGTTTCTGCTAACCGCATTATTTCGATAGTCAGCCCTGAATCAGCGCCAATCAAGCGGATTATTCAAGAAGCTCGCGACAGGGGCATGCTGATTGACGCTACCTACGGACGTCGTACTCGGGCGGTCATCATTGCTGATAGCGATCATGTCATTTTGTCCGCAGTACAGCCGGAAACGGTGGCGCATCGTTTGGTGAACAAGGATAGCGGCAGCGATCCTCAAGACTAA
- a CDS encoding YicC/YloC family endoribonuclease — translation MIQSMTGFGRGEATSPVQEGASFRMQVEIKSVNHRYGEVVVRMPKSLLVLEERVRRLVSAKLQRGRVDVFISFEEVGSKAANVQVDYELAKAYFQAGQELATQLGLPQTLTVEQLLRYPDIIRVTEAQEDAENRWPVLQEALEAALYQLLAMRRQEGCNLQEDFVRRIALLRERLQMVEGRAPQVACEYQEKLLLKLRELLAAAGTAPDESRVLQEAALFADRIGIVEEIVRFRSHLDQFTATLSVLEPVGRKLDFLLQELNREANTMASKANDFELGKIVVEMKSELEKMREQVQNVE, via the coding sequence GTGATCCAGAGCATGACTGGTTTTGGGCGCGGTGAAGCGACCTCTCCTGTGCAAGAAGGCGCCAGCTTCCGCATGCAAGTGGAGATTAAATCGGTAAATCATCGCTATGGCGAAGTAGTCGTACGTATGCCTAAATCACTGTTGGTGCTGGAAGAACGCGTACGTCGGCTTGTTTCGGCAAAGCTGCAACGCGGCCGGGTAGATGTATTTATTTCTTTTGAGGAAGTTGGCTCGAAGGCCGCTAATGTGCAAGTGGATTATGAATTGGCTAAAGCCTATTTTCAAGCGGGCCAGGAGTTGGCGACGCAATTGGGATTGCCCCAAACGCTGACGGTGGAGCAGCTGCTGCGCTATCCGGATATTATCAGAGTAACGGAAGCGCAGGAAGATGCCGAAAACCGCTGGCCTGTGCTGCAGGAAGCGTTAGAGGCGGCTTTATACCAGCTTCTGGCGATGCGGCGTCAGGAAGGCTGCAATTTGCAAGAGGATTTTGTGCGGCGTATTGCCTTGCTTCGGGAACGGTTGCAGATGGTGGAAGGCCGGGCGCCCCAAGTAGCTTGCGAATATCAGGAAAAACTGCTCCTTAAGCTGCGAGAACTTTTGGCAGCGGCGGGAACGGCTCCAGATGAGAGCCGAGTGCTCCAAGAAGCGGCGCTTTTTGCCGATCGCATCGGCATTGTAGAGGAAATCGTTCGTTTTCGCAGTCATTTAGACCAGTTTACGGCTACCTTGTCTGTACTGGAGCCGGTGGGGCGGAAACTCGATTTTTTACTGCAGGAACTCAATCGGGAAGCCAATACCATGGCGTCAAAAGCCAATGATTTTGAATTGGGGAAAATCGTCGTGGAAATGAAAAGCGAGCTTGAAAAAATGCGCGAACAAGTGCAAAACGTAGAATAA
- the dapF gene encoding diaminopimelate epimerase, with translation MQFSFSKWHGCGNDFILVDGSKYTFPDNAQAAIAVCDRHFGIGADGLVLLLPSQEADFEMRIFNSDGSEAEMCGNVTRCMARFAYENGLTDQKEMTFKTKAGLIRPKLLEDGQVRVDMGEPKLAAKDIPVKDGGEERVVNRSLQTEHGDFAVTCVSMGNPHAVIFVDDAEAVPLELWGPKLETHAFFPRKTNVEFVQVINRQALRMRVWERGAGVTLACGTGSCATVTAAVLNGLAERRCKVALDGGVLEVEWSEEDNHVYLTGPATEVFRGSCRLRGQEAV, from the coding sequence ATGCAGTTTTCTTTTAGCAAATGGCATGGTTGTGGGAATGATTTTATTTTAGTGGATGGAAGCAAGTACACCTTTCCTGATAATGCACAAGCGGCTATTGCAGTATGCGACAGGCACTTCGGCATTGGAGCGGATGGGCTAGTGCTGCTTTTGCCGTCACAGGAAGCTGATTTTGAAATGAGAATTTTTAATTCTGATGGCAGTGAAGCGGAGATGTGCGGCAATGTGACTCGCTGCATGGCTCGTTTTGCCTATGAAAACGGCTTGACAGACCAAAAAGAAATGACTTTTAAAACAAAAGCAGGCTTGATTCGTCCGAAGCTGCTGGAAGACGGACAGGTTCGGGTGGATATGGGGGAACCTAAGCTGGCAGCAAAGGACATCCCTGTTAAAGATGGCGGAGAGGAACGCGTTGTCAACCGGTCTTTGCAAACAGAGCATGGAGACTTTGCTGTTACTTGCGTATCCATGGGCAATCCGCATGCGGTGATCTTTGTAGACGATGCGGAAGCGGTCCCGCTGGAGCTTTGGGGGCCGAAACTGGAAACACATGCTTTTTTTCCTCGCAAGACCAATGTGGAATTTGTCCAGGTTATCAATCGCCAAGCATTGCGCATGCGTGTATGGGAACGCGGCGCTGGGGTTACGCTGGCTTGCGGCACTGGCTCTTGTGCAACCGTAACGGCGGCCGTGTTGAACGGACTGGCGGAAAGACGCTGTAAAGTGGCTCTCGACGGCGGTGTACTGGAAGTGGAATGGTCGGAAGAAGATAATCATGTGTATTTGACAGGGCCGGCGACAGAAGTATTTCGCGGTTCCTGCCGCCTGCGCGGACAGGAGGCGGTATAG